The following is a genomic window from Solanum lycopersicum chromosome 6, SLM_r2.1.
gtctaatGTAAACCTCCTAGTAGaattaatgaaaagttttagatttttttctaaatttgacCTGTGAATGTAAtcatgtaagctaagaggctagtcttagtcctcaaagaggacgatgccgctggttacgtctaggggctGTTCCTGGaagtgacaaacttggtattaaagcatgaggttaaatatcttTGAGTCGATGTCTCTCTCTcgaccacgtctatgtaggttcttattcataattgtgaagtacGCCACACTATTGAATAGGAATATATATGATGCTGAGGAATCTATATGAATACTCAAAGGAATGCGGCaggatgacttgaagaagaGATTTCCAATACGGGAGTTCCTACACTTGGTGATAAGGTTCCTGCTCGTGAGGAAAATGTGAATGATGACCAAGCCTTGATTAATCCTTCTCCTTTGATAGAGTAGGATATAAGGGCTGCtcccttccaaatggcccaatcCATTACTACCCAAGCACAAGCCGCCACTACTCAAgaacaagccatgatggccaaagCTAATAGGGATGGTGTACCCCGAGCTCATCAACAAGTTGCTACCATGGTCTCCCGTCTAAGGGATTTTACTAGGAAGAATACTCCTACTTTCATGGGTCAATGGTTAAAAAATACCCCCACAAGTTCATCGATGAAATCTACAAGATCCTCTATCTTATGGGGTTATCTACTAGTTAGAAGGACGAGTTAGCCaactatcaactcaaggatttggCTCAAGGATGATACGtccaatggagggacaataggccTTTAAGAGGTGGACCCATAACTTGGGAAGtgttcaagaaggcttttcttgatcaGTTCTTTCCTAGGAAGAAGAGGGAAgctaaagtggtggagttcataaACCTTCTCCAAGGAGGTATGTGTGTTCATGACTACTCATAGAAGTTCACTACATTGACTAAATAttctccttctttggtttctgaTCCAAGAGAAGAAATGAGTATTTTGTGACGGGGGTGTTTATACGCCAAAATTTACTTcttgaaaataagtaaaagtggtcgtatcaagtaaagaacccaactatgaggttggggtcgatcccacgaggaaaatgttTTAGACTTAGGTTTAACctacaattacttctatttaatcAAGTCCTTTTCGAAAATAGGTAATAAAAGAGgggttttaaataaaaaaaggaattgAATATTTCTATGTAAATAAGTAGaaagtatgaatatttgatatttatcaagtgatgagagtaactaggACATAAGTGTTCCCCACTGGTTCATAACacggtaattctagctataacaatcctttcttAGTATCTTAgagcaaagtggtaagttatgtatcactaattccttggtctggcaactagggaatttcactccacaccttggttTGGATACGTGTGTATTCTTTACTAAACCTCACCTTTACCTCACATTTAACATTATAATCAACGTATGGCTTAGTTGTTACTTCACACCAATTGACACTAGcttattagatagtgtatactaaatctacgttgataattcttttcttattatctacctcctttgtttggcaagtagcaacaaggagATTTATAATGCGTTTGttcgttaaaaatacttctaaacgaaagaattgtcaatacatgcaagacactattctagaattgttattttagctagtttttaccttgttatttacccatggttctcacaaccctagttatggatttagttacccatgttaacAATCACACAATACATATTGATtagacaagaattcatgtacttactttgatgatattgaagaaaatccaaaaaattactTGAACAAATCAAAGTCTTGGAATTAAACGATTTTGGAATGTTgaatatttcccaaaatctcaAGTTCAACAACTAGAAtaataaaactgaaaaatacCAAAAAGTCTAACGCCAAAAACGAGGTTtgttacaagtatttataataaataagcCTTAACATTAATAGGAAATATATTTAAGGAAAGTCTACTAAAAAATGAGTCTGAGTTGATGACCTAACGAACGGACCATCGAGGCCACAACGGACCATCGAAGCCTCCCGTCGTTCCACACTTAGATTCTTTTTCAGCTgctttcttctccaactcactcttaccatcgacggaccagGATGACGGTCTGTTGAGTGcacgacagtccgtcgatgATATCTATTTCTCCACACTTAGAATACTTTCAAAATCGGTATTGGGGGTACTTTATTTTAGCAATGAATTATGTGTGGGATTGTTCATCATGGAGATTACGGTCCATTGATATCTTATgaagccccacacttggtcagacttccccgaTCTTTCTTTAGCAACATCTTTTTTCAGACGACGGTTGCCACCTACGGATCGTCGAAGagtcgatggaccgtcgatggctCCGTAGGTCATCACTTCAACAATTTCAGCACAGTTCTTTTGCATTTTCATTCAAGACAGTTTTCCTGCAAACAtgagaaaaatacattaaaactaatacaaaaatGACTTACACaaacactaaacataaggaaaaagcattgaaagtaccgtgaaaccacaatACATCAACACCCctaacttaaattcgttgtttcttctcaagtgacgcactatggctcaccacaaaacctttgtacaagagtatcctTATTTTATCTTTTGCAATCATCTGTCTAGCAATCctgattattttcattactcTTATGCATGCAATCACTATTAGGCTCTCAcatgtggatcagaccatgacataGACTCACCACACAccgacacctatcctctttgaTCTCTCACCAAGGTACATATTTTCTTGCATtacaactagtgtcctcactttaaaacagcatcctcatttttcacacaatgttTTCAATTTGAGCATAAGGATTATTGtattcaacactcgctctcaaaACAACTTCACACCTCATTTATACTTGTTGCCATAAGCttacccttattttcactattttatgTTCACCATAATAAACTCTTAGGATCaggataggactttcttagcttgtaactaAGGCTCAGGATCAGGTAGGGTACATTTGTATGTATTTTAGTGACTTATTACCCTCCTTGACATAACGCTAAGCATCCTAccttttcattgttttattccGCCctattcttaatattttttttatattatttcgcCTTACTTTTCTCCGTTCTTTATCCTTTTGTGtaagtgattttttaaaaaaaaattcactttatttcttcaacttttgTTGAGTCACTTTTGATTTGTTCTTTAtctttctttattctttcaaccccactttccggaGCATTCCTCAACTAGCCACCTTCAACTCAATGAGGCATGGTACACAATACCAACGGTTGGGTTATAGCCACGACAAGGTTGTTTTcagcattagccaccctcaactaatgcttttggcataagatgaggGGGACATGTCCAAAGAGGGactagggccaacacattgttttagaaaaaaatagttggggtgaaaatgaaaggtatattttaagatcaaatcatttggatcaagaaTGGATTAATTTAATTCGATTTTCTCTTATCTAGGCTAAAGATTTTCTATCCTGAACAAGGTCCTATGATCCTTTACTAATTGTCTATCACAACTtgcttttagcaggactaactaggcaagttctagctcactACCAAtggtggactattcaaattttcctcacactcaccttacatctcattactctacaagATTAtgagacacctagttcgagttTTAAcattagggtcatgcagtggtgtatctcaatgtcatgcttagagccacacattcatcagttactatgcctagtcatgcaacattttctttaaatcagatatcattttgtttagccatcatgcttcatatTCCATTTCTATACAATGTACAACAAATACAAACATGCCgcttcaacaataaaataaccaTTCTCATTGGAAAAAACAAAggaaagaaaaccccaagagaggatcgtgagttgggatactcagaattcaccctagcactcactttccatttaccccaccccaaaaaaGGCATgtaattgtccccaatgcataaaagtaTATAGAATAGGgttgtaggtgaagcaaacctgaggtgCAAAGCACCGATGATCAACATGATGACTCCTCCATCGACAGTGCCCTAACTTATAAAAATTTAACGAACATACCTGGGCACAACAGATCCTACCAAAGGTCCGTCAAAGGTACGACGGTCTATCGATGGGTCCGTCGATGGGTGCACCAGACCAATTTTCTGTAGATTTCTGGTAATTTGGTCCCTGCACATTTGACACCCATTAATCTAATCTTTTAATGTTTTCTGTACACTTTTCATTTTGAACACGGACTCTAGTCTACGAACTAGCCGAcacttttaaagaaaaataaaagaacattcAGACGTGACATAAGtaataaaagcaaaaattaTGCAACTATTcatagaaaattaagaaaaacctagagttggctagaggatacataaTGGGTTGAATCTCAATCAGCACTTGATTTAACATAGGCACGACGAAGGACTCTTGAttactcaaacttcatcaagatggtatgcctcgatcacttcattcgccgttTCAGCATACCCTAGATAGATTTTGATTCGCTGCCCGTTCACCTTGAACCTTACCCCCTCCTTGTTCTCCAAATCAACCGCAcaatgagggaatagttgggtgatcAAATAGGGACCATTCCATTTGGATTTAAGTTTGaccggaaacaagcgcaacctagaattgaacaaAAGCACTAAATCCCCAACCAAAAAGTTGTGCTgctcaatcttttggtcatgttactttttcatcttttctttgtagtgGGCTGCACTTTCGTATTCCTTCAAGAGaaattcatcaatatcattCAATCCTTTTAACCTATGTTAATCAAGGTTAactcttcttttttgttatttcccGGTAATCATACACACTCTCACTCCAGTCACCGATCTCATCGAGACAAGCTCATTTTTCACATTGGGGACCACATTCATTTCCcttttcttaggtacacactgaacatggcatacccaactactgtCGACGATTGGATATATCACTTCAACATCCAACAacttaataatttccttcttcaacacctgttgcataggtggatttaaacatctctggtgctcaatacttagcttatgatcgggcatgaaTTAGATTTATGTGAACAAATCCCGGTAGGGAACCGAATAATATCCACAATAGTCAACCAAATatctcttttgaacctttttaacaaCTCCACCATGCTCTCAACTTGATGCACATTCAAATCTGATGCTCtaattaccggcaaagtgtcaccttttcccaagaatacatacctcagatgaggtggtagagccttaagttCTATTTTTAGAGCTTCATGTATAGATTGTTGTgcgggtggagactcgcgatgcttcatatataactccaacttctttggtttaaactgaacatcacctcgatcaagagCCACGACCAATGACCCATACACTTCAATGCAATCACTATTAAAATTCATGATTAATGCCTCTAGTGCTTCTACACTCATACACTCTTCTATTTGTACCTTAGATGACTTTTCAACCCTGTaagatatggcagataccgattggatctcaccactctacctcatggacctataaatgttgaaagtcacttcttcattgttcaaccaaaattttgtttttgctttctCCATATTAACCAAGGTTCTACACGTAGCAAGTaatgacctcccaagaataataggcacgtcaaaatcgacctcacaatccAGAATCACAAAATTGACAGGAAAAATGAATGACTCAACCTTTAAtaacacatcatggagtatcccaataggcCTGTTCGCCGTTCGATTGGCCATCAGTAATTGCATTGCATTGGGCTTTTGGTCACCCAAACCTAATTTCTTGTTAATAGcgagaggcatgagatttatgcctGCCCCAAGAttacataatgctttcgcaaagtGTAATAACTCAATTGTACATGAAATAGTGAAGGCAcccatattttctttcttttgcactagagaccttgtagcaatagaaCTGCAATGCTGCATTGTAACATCATTCTCAAAATTGACTGATCTTTtcttagtgaccatatctttcatgaacttTGCATAAATGGGAATTTTTTCAAGAtcttctatcaaagggacattgatggaatGCTGTTTGAGCATAGTGATagaacgccgatatttaccatcctcggtctttttcactaacctTTGTGGAAATGGAGGttgtggtctaggcatgggggtTACCTTTTGGGGTACCTCAGCTTGTTTCCCCGTTTTGTCTCCtaactcaccactaacctccactacctcatcatcacctcttttcaaattttctacaaCAGACGACATCGGCGGATCAATGGTTTGATTACCACCTCGAGTTGTGactgccatacaatgtccatcattttttagattttggacaACATTGCTAGGTAGAGTGTCCGGTTGGCGTGGGTTCACAGTTGAAGACAaatgggccatttgcaactcaagatgcttgatcATGATTGCATGTGCATCAACTTGTTTCCCAATACTCGCTAAGTAACTCCTCAACTCTTTAGtctgctcatcactagcatcaaacctcctcatcattttgtacAACATATCCATAATTGGTGCCATACTTCCTCCACCATCCATAGAAGCAACTTCACGATTTTAAGGTGGAATATAGGGCCCAgtcctatcatttttgttaccatagttacccttaTTGAAGTTGATGTCGCGGTTGTAATTCCCATCtcgaacataatgaccctctcAATTTTAATTACCATAGTTCCAACCTTGAATTTCTTAACCTTGCGCCAATTATCCCTATTGGACCTTGGGAAATTGGTCGGAAATACCCCGTCTactcatttaccgcataagaGTCCTCCTCGTAGTAATACTCATCAGTCGGTGCTGGTGGTTTAGATAAGTAGTTCACCACATTTACTTTTTTTCACCTCAGTGACGTGTTTCAACacaaacccaagctcagttctcatttgatccatttcttcatgaatctcatctgtggttgGGTTATGTGCAGACTGCACTGCAAAAGTGTTTCTCCCCGTATCTGACTTTCTAGTGCTGAAAGCTTtattatttcgggagattttctctaacttctcAGGGATCTcaacataaggacactccccataaggacactccccataagaaccacccctTATCGTATCCAAAgctgctttattattatcatcttattcccgatagaagtattctttcaattttatatcATCGATGTggtgattggggacacttctcaagaactaggtGAATCTATCTCAAGAACTAGTGACTAATTCTCACGATAGTGCCACAAAGTGGTTCATcttgtctttgtggtttagcttCTTATACACTTagtagtaacgtgctaagagCACATCCCTTTATTAATTCCAAGTATAGATTGAGTTATAGGTGAGCTCGgtaaaccatatagcagccGCTCCTGAAAGTAAGAGAGTGAAAACTCGTAACCCAATGACGTCCATATTCAAATCAGGACTCCCCACATAACTCTGACACACCGACCTCACTTTGGTGATGTGTGCATGTGGGTCCTAAGAAAATAGTCCCATAAACAAACCTCTAGctgtgagcatttgcatcagactgcTAGTTActaaaaaagtatgaccctGTGGTAGAGGAGGTTTGACAAGTAGAGAGTCAGAGTCATTGATGTTTACATTTCCCCTATAGTACTCTTGAGGGAGTGAAGCGGGAGGTTGCCTCGTTATTTCACCTTCCCCAGAATTTTCATCTAATAATATATCATGAGCTTGTTCCGGTTGTGAATTTCTCGGTAGAACTAATCTTCAAGATTACCAAGATTTTTGATAATTCTGTGCAATGTACGGTTCAGTTCAGGGTCGGGTGAGAGTATGTGTTCTCTGCTACTctgtgtacttggcatacactgaAGTTAGATATGCAAGagataaaatcaaagaaaaaaagtaaaattaggaaatagttgACTAAGCTTTGGTAATGtgcttaaagttaatctaaaagccaatTTCCCCGGCAGTGGTGCTAAAATATGAAATGCTCaaatttaattctcaaaaataagtataagaggtcgtatcaagtaaagaaccgaACTATGTGGTTGGGGTCGACCCCACGAGAAAAATCATTTAGACtcaactttaacctattattacttatattaaATCAAGTTCTATCCGAAAATAGgtaataaaaggggggtttcaaATAACAAGAGGAAttaaatttttctaaataaacaaGTAGCAAGTATGAAtacttaatatttataaagtgatgagagtaactagggcatAAGTATTCCACTAAAGTTCATCACGCAGTAATGGTAGCTATAACAaacctttcctagtatcttgcatgcaatgtggtaagttatgtatcccttaTTCCTTTGTCCAGAATGTAGGGAATTTCActtcgcaccttggtctggatacatgtgtatgctttactaaaccttacctttacctcataatTAGattcataatcgatgtatgacttatttgttacttcgcaccaatcgacactaacATATttgatagtgtatactaaaactatgttgataattcttttcttattatctacctccttggtcagGCAAGTAGAAACAAGGAGAGTTCTAATGCATGCACCTGTtgaaaagacttctaaacaaaagaattatcaatacatgcaagacagtatgctagaattgttattttaagtagtttttaccatgttatttacccatggttcccacaagcCTGGTTATTGATTTAGTTACCATGTTAacaatcacacaattcatattgattcGACAAGAATTCATATACTTACTTttatgagattgaagaaaatccagaaaaatTACTTGTATAAATAAAAGTCTTGCAACAAACAATccgaaaattaaaatatttcataaaatctCAAGATAAATAACTAGGAtaataaaactgaaaaatacTAAAAAGTCAAACCCCTAAAACAtggtttttacaagtatttacaGTAATGAAGTCctaacataaaaaagaaatctatttaaggaaaatttacCCAAAAACGCGCGATGACCGGACCGACGGACCATTGAGACCGCGATGGGCCATCGAGACCATGACAGACCTTCAAGGCCTCCCATCGTTCCacacttagaatttttttttgttgatttcttctccaactcattgttaccatcgacggaccaagATGACGGTTCGTGTAGTGCATGACGCTCCATAGATGTCTTCCGTTTCTCCACCATTAGAATCTATTCAAGCCTGGTACATAGCTACTTTATGTTAGCAATAACGGATGAgcagga
Proteins encoded in this region:
- the LOC138349251 gene encoding uncharacterized protein; translated protein: MDGGGSMAPIMDMLYKMMRRFDASDEQTKELRSYLASIGKQVDAHAIMIKHLELQMAHLSSTVNPRQPDTLPSNVVQNLKNDGHCMAVTTRGGNQTIDPPMSSVVENLKRGDDEVVEVSGELGDKTGKQAEVPQKVTPMPRPQPPFPQRLVKKTEDGKYRRSITMLKQHSINVPLIEDLEKIPIYAKFMKDMVTKKRSVNFENDVTMQHCSSIATRSLVQKKENMGAFTISCTIELLHFAKALCNLGAGINLMPLAINKKLGLGDQKPNAMQLLMANRTANRPIGILHDVLLKVESFIFPVNFVILDCEVDFDVPIILGRSLLATCRTLVNMEKAKTKFWLNNEEVTFNIYRSMRVEKSSKVQIEECMSVEALEALIMNFNSDCIEVYGSLVVALDRGDVQFKPKKLELYMKHRESPPAQQSIHEALKIELKALPPHLRLRLFPVKLKSKWNGPYLITQLFPHCAVDLENKEGVRFKVNGQRIKIYLGYAETANEVIEAYHLDEV